Proteins encoded within one genomic window of Variovorax sp. OAS795:
- a CDS encoding LysR family transcriptional regulator — MDLQKAESLWAHLHWLIVLGQQGSYTAAAARLGVSKAAMSQRIAELERAVGVTLVRRTTRSMRLTEAGQQLVDQTRDPFEQIAHSFLQAQDQAGEPRGLIRVTAPVALGRQQLLPRLAEFLLAHPSIRVEMELSDRLSSLATEGFDLAVRHAASPPDTHVAWRLCDTRTVLVASRAYLRRKGTPLAPPMLAEHDCLHYPRGQETNVWSFERRTGRARLAERVTVPIAGPLAANNSEALRDAAQAGLGIALLPDFSAQSALQAGKLVEVLPDWQPTGAFADQIYAIRPYSLHIPRAVNLFVSHLRDTLKSGFQLP, encoded by the coding sequence ATGGATCTGCAAAAAGCCGAATCTCTCTGGGCCCACCTGCACTGGCTGATCGTGCTCGGCCAGCAGGGCAGCTACACCGCCGCCGCCGCGCGCCTGGGCGTGAGCAAGGCCGCCATGAGCCAGCGCATCGCCGAGCTGGAACGCGCGGTGGGCGTCACCCTGGTGCGCCGCACCACGCGCAGCATGCGGCTGACCGAGGCGGGCCAGCAACTGGTCGACCAGACCCGCGATCCCTTCGAGCAGATCGCCCACAGCTTCCTTCAGGCGCAGGACCAGGCCGGCGAACCGCGTGGACTGATCCGTGTCACCGCGCCGGTCGCATTGGGGCGACAGCAACTGCTGCCCAGGCTGGCCGAATTCCTGCTGGCGCATCCGTCGATCCGCGTCGAGATGGAGCTCTCCGATCGGCTGAGTTCGCTGGCCACCGAAGGCTTCGACCTGGCGGTTCGGCATGCGGCATCGCCGCCCGATACGCACGTGGCCTGGCGGCTGTGCGACACGCGAACGGTCCTGGTGGCCAGCCGCGCCTACCTGCGCCGCAAGGGCACGCCGCTGGCACCGCCCATGCTGGCCGAGCACGATTGCCTGCACTACCCGCGCGGGCAGGAAACCAACGTGTGGTCGTTCGAGCGCCGCACCGGACGGGCACGCTTGGCGGAACGGGTCACCGTGCCCATCGCCGGTCCGCTGGCGGCCAACAACAGCGAAGCCTTGCGCGACGCCGCCCAGGCCGGCCTGGGCATCGCCTTGCTGCCCGACTTCAGCGCGCAGTCGGCGCTGCAGGCGGGCAAGCTGGTCGAGGTGCTGCCCGACTGGCAGCCCACAGGCGCCTTCGCCGACCAGATCTACGCCATACGGCCCTATTCGCTGCACATACCGCGCGCGGTCAATCTCTTCGTGAGCCACTTGAGGGACACTCTCAAGTCCGGATTCCAGCTGCCGTGA
- the eat gene encoding ethanolamine permease: MHSIEATPAALAVPAGTGHLKKVLGPIQLWGIAVGLVISGEYFGWSYGWNTAGTLGFLVATVLVATMYTTFIFSFTELSTAIPHAGGPFAYARRAFGPTGGFVAGFATLVEFVFAPPAIALAIGAYLNVQFPGINPKWFALGAYVIFIGLNWIGVGIAAAFELFVTVLAIFELLVFMGVVTPGWTMANFVANGWAGGSVLNGAAISGIFASIPFAIWFFLAIEGAAMAAEEARDPHRTIPIAYTTGIVTLVVLAFGVMIFAGGVGDWRKLANINDPLPQAMKAVVGDNSGWLHMLVWIGLFGLIASFHGIIMGYSRQIFALARAGYLPRYFAGLSPRFDTPHRALVAGGVIGVVAIFSDEWVQFGGQTLTANIVTMAVLGAIVMYLISMAALFKLRKSEPDLLRTYRAPFYPVFPAIALGLGIVCLGAMVWFNAMLTLLFIVLMAAAYGYFLLTSAQRKAAAPDEMLSSTPIA; the protein is encoded by the coding sequence ATGCACTCCATCGAAGCCACCCCGGCCGCACTCGCCGTTCCGGCCGGCACCGGCCACCTCAAGAAGGTGCTCGGCCCCATCCAGCTCTGGGGCATTGCGGTGGGCCTGGTCATATCGGGTGAATACTTTGGTTGGAGCTACGGCTGGAACACGGCCGGCACGCTGGGCTTCCTGGTTGCCACGGTGCTGGTGGCCACCATGTACACCACGTTCATCTTCAGCTTCACCGAGCTCTCGACCGCCATCCCGCATGCGGGCGGACCCTTCGCCTATGCGCGGCGCGCCTTCGGGCCCACCGGCGGCTTCGTGGCGGGATTTGCCACGCTGGTCGAATTCGTCTTTGCGCCGCCGGCCATCGCGCTGGCCATCGGCGCTTATCTCAACGTGCAGTTTCCGGGCATCAACCCGAAGTGGTTCGCGCTGGGTGCCTACGTGATCTTCATCGGGCTCAACTGGATCGGCGTCGGCATCGCGGCGGCGTTCGAGCTCTTCGTGACGGTGCTCGCCATTTTCGAACTGCTGGTCTTCATGGGCGTGGTCACGCCGGGCTGGACGATGGCCAACTTCGTCGCCAACGGCTGGGCCGGCGGCAGCGTGCTGAACGGCGCAGCCATCTCGGGCATCTTCGCGTCGATTCCGTTCGCCATCTGGTTCTTCCTGGCCATCGAGGGCGCGGCCATGGCGGCCGAAGAAGCACGCGACCCGCACCGCACCATTCCCATCGCCTACACCACCGGCATCGTCACTCTGGTGGTGCTGGCCTTCGGCGTGATGATCTTCGCGGGCGGCGTGGGCGACTGGCGCAAGCTCGCCAACATCAACGACCCGCTGCCGCAGGCCATGAAGGCAGTGGTGGGCGACAACAGCGGCTGGCTGCACATGCTGGTGTGGATCGGCCTCTTCGGGCTGATTGCCTCGTTCCACGGGATCATCATGGGCTATTCGCGCCAGATTTTCGCGCTGGCGCGCGCGGGCTACCTGCCGCGCTACTTTGCCGGCCTGAGCCCGCGCTTCGACACGCCGCACCGCGCATTGGTGGCCGGCGGCGTGATCGGCGTGGTGGCCATCTTCAGCGATGAGTGGGTGCAGTTCGGCGGCCAGACGCTCACCGCCAACATCGTGACCATGGCGGTGCTCGGCGCCATCGTCATGTACCTGATCTCGATGGCGGCGCTCTTCAAGCTGCGCAAGAGCGAGCCGGATCTGCTGCGCACCTACCGCGCGCCGTTCTACCCGGTGTTTCCGGCCATCGCGCTCGGGTTGGGCATTGTCTGCCTTGGCGCCATGGTGTGGTTCAACGCCATGCTCACGCTGCTTTTCATCGTGCTGATGGCGGCGGCGTACGGCTACTTTCTCCTGACGTCCGCGCAGCGCAAGGCGGCGGCGCCCGACGAGATGCTGTCCTCGACCCCCATCGCATGA
- a CDS encoding ethanolamine ammonia-lyase subunit EutB produces MRYRTTIAGQVFAFEDLKQVMAVASPARSGDYLAEIGAATAQQRMAARHVLAETPLKQFLTEALIPYESDNITRLIIDSHDAEAFAPVSHLTVGDFRNWLLSEQASTEALAALAPGLTPEMVAAASKLMRNQDLVSVARKCSVVTRFRDTIGLPGHLAVRLQPNHPTDDLRGVAASTLDGLLYGAGDAVIGLNPVSDSMQVLGRLLHMLDEVIQRFEIPTQSCVLTHVTNTLKLAEAGAPVDLVFQSIAGTEKANLSFGITPELLDEAYAAALALNRGTVGNNVMYFETGQGSALSANANFGVDQQTCEVRAYALARRYKPLLINTVVGFIGPEYLFDGKQIIRAGLEDHCCGKLLGLPLGCDICYTNHAEADQDDMDNLLVLLGTAGINFIMGVPGADDVMLNYQSTSFHDALFLRQTLGLKRAPEFEGWLQRMQITDAAGQLAPPSANRLLADMSGLTAFGK; encoded by the coding sequence ATGCGCTACCGCACCACCATCGCCGGCCAGGTCTTCGCCTTCGAAGACCTGAAGCAGGTCATGGCCGTGGCCAGCCCGGCGCGTTCGGGCGACTACCTGGCGGAGATCGGCGCGGCCACCGCGCAGCAGCGCATGGCCGCGCGCCACGTGCTGGCGGAGACGCCGCTCAAGCAGTTCCTGACCGAGGCGCTGATTCCCTACGAGAGCGACAACATCACGCGGCTCATCATCGACAGCCATGACGCCGAGGCTTTCGCACCGGTGTCGCACCTCACGGTGGGCGACTTCCGCAACTGGCTGCTGTCGGAACAGGCGTCCACCGAGGCGCTGGCCGCGCTGGCACCGGGCCTCACGCCAGAGATGGTGGCGGCCGCGTCGAAGCTCATGCGCAACCAGGACCTGGTCTCGGTCGCCAGGAAGTGCAGCGTGGTCACGCGGTTCCGCGACACCATCGGCCTGCCCGGGCACCTGGCCGTGCGGCTGCAGCCCAACCACCCGACCGACGACCTGCGCGGCGTGGCGGCCTCCACGCTCGACGGCCTGCTTTACGGCGCGGGCGATGCGGTGATCGGGCTCAACCCGGTATCCGACAGTATGCAGGTGCTGGGCCGGCTGCTGCACATGCTGGACGAAGTGATCCAGCGCTTCGAGATTCCCACGCAAAGCTGCGTGCTGACGCATGTGACCAACACGCTCAAGCTCGCCGAGGCCGGCGCGCCGGTGGACCTGGTGTTCCAGTCGATCGCGGGCACAGAGAAGGCGAATCTGTCGTTCGGCATCACGCCCGAGCTGCTCGACGAGGCCTATGCCGCGGCGCTGGCGCTGAACCGCGGCACCGTCGGCAACAACGTGATGTACTTCGAGACCGGCCAGGGCAGCGCGCTCTCCGCCAACGCCAACTTCGGTGTCGACCAGCAGACCTGCGAGGTGCGCGCCTATGCGCTGGCGCGCCGCTACAAGCCGCTGCTCATCAACACGGTGGTCGGCTTCATCGGGCCCGAGTATCTTTTCGATGGCAAGCAGATCATCCGCGCCGGGCTCGAAGACCATTGCTGCGGCAAGCTGCTGGGGCTGCCCCTCGGCTGCGACATCTGCTACACCAACCATGCCGAGGCCGACCAGGACGACATGGACAACCTGCTCGTGCTGCTCGGCACCGCGGGCATCAACTTCATCATGGGTGTTCCGGGTGCCGACGACGTGATGCTGAACTACCAGAGCACCTCGTTCCACGACGCGCTGTTCCTGCGGCAGACGCTGGGCCTGAAACGCGCACCCGAATTCGAGGGCTGGCTACAACGGATGCAGATTACCGATGCGGCCGGTCAACTCGCACCGCCCTCGGCCAACCGCCTGCTGGCAGATATGAGCGGGCTCACCGCATTCGGGAAATGA
- a CDS encoding LysR family transcriptional regulator: MAAPINPARIDFVTLRLFCAVAQSGSITKGAEACHLALSAASRRLSDFEAATGSKLMERSSQGIALTPAGHVAVQHAMRLFQGFEQFSNELGDYSSGVRGHVRLWANMSALTEFLPATLAAFLGQHPDIRVEVEEQLSGDIVRALVDGLADVGVFAENTPAYGLDVAPFQTDELVVLCARQHPLARTRRTDFKSCLAHEFVGLNRSSSLLELTSRAAEQAGIPMRLRVQVRSFDAMCHMIAANLGIGVVPLAACKAQVSALGLKVVRLKDAWAVRRLLMATKTGETLSPAAQLLVAQLLASST; this comes from the coding sequence ATGGCCGCTCCCATCAACCCCGCGCGCATCGACTTCGTCACGCTGCGCCTGTTCTGCGCCGTGGCCCAGTCGGGCAGCATCACCAAGGGGGCGGAGGCCTGCCACCTCGCGCTCTCGGCCGCGAGCCGGCGGCTGTCCGATTTCGAGGCCGCCACCGGATCGAAGCTGATGGAGCGCAGCTCCCAGGGCATTGCGCTCACGCCCGCCGGCCACGTGGCCGTGCAGCATGCGATGCGGCTCTTCCAGGGCTTCGAGCAGTTCAGCAACGAACTCGGCGACTACTCCAGCGGCGTGCGCGGCCATGTGCGGCTGTGGGCCAACATGTCGGCGCTCACCGAGTTCCTGCCGGCCACGCTGGCCGCGTTCCTGGGCCAGCACCCGGACATCCGCGTCGAGGTCGAGGAACAGTTGAGCGGCGACATCGTGCGCGCGCTGGTCGACGGGCTGGCCGACGTGGGCGTGTTCGCCGAGAACACGCCGGCCTACGGGCTCGACGTGGCGCCGTTCCAGACCGACGAGCTGGTGGTGCTGTGCGCGCGCCAGCACCCGCTGGCGCGCACGCGCCGGACGGATTTCAAGAGCTGCCTTGCACACGAGTTCGTGGGCCTGAACCGCAGCAGTTCGCTGCTGGAGCTCACTTCACGCGCGGCGGAGCAGGCCGGCATCCCGATGCGCCTGCGCGTGCAGGTGCGCAGCTTCGATGCGATGTGCCACATGATCGCGGCCAACCTGGGCATCGGCGTGGTGCCGCTCGCGGCCTGCAAGGCGCAGGTGAGCGCGCTCGGGCTCAAGGTGGTGCGGCTCAAGGACGCATGGGCCGTCCGCCGGCTGCTGATGGCCACCAAGACCGGCGAAACCCTGTCGCCGGCGGCGCAGCTGCTGGTGGCGCAGCTGCTCGCATCGTCGACCTGA
- a CDS encoding class I SAM-dependent methyltransferase: protein MTTSKKPARHLSAVPSTLRIPLAARASGDAMFPHMAVRDAYAASILEKIRDDGRALPEDRTTIYSILSRTRRFCALAQRFLEQHPGARVVNMGCGLSHYFQWLDDGQCRMTDADLPEVLALRRELIPETNNRHDVRALDLTSPHWWDRLDLPRTREDRPVFLFAEGVLMYLEPPQVQAVLATFGERAPAGSVLAFDAMCWLGVGRASQHPSVRATGAEFRWGLRRSTELTQGHPRLHLDSTYRVLQGIGLAYTVFAPLVLMMLGVPLYAVYALRAADKADT from the coding sequence ATGACAACAAGCAAGAAGCCCGCGCGCCACCTGTCCGCCGTTCCCTCCACCTTGCGGATTCCGCTGGCTGCGCGCGCCTCGGGCGACGCGATGTTTCCGCACATGGCCGTGCGGGATGCATACGCCGCGTCGATTCTCGAAAAGATTCGCGACGACGGCCGCGCCCTGCCCGAGGACCGCACCACCATCTACAGCATCCTGAGCCGCACCCGGCGCTTCTGTGCGCTTGCGCAGCGGTTCCTGGAGCAGCACCCGGGGGCACGCGTGGTGAACATGGGCTGCGGCCTGAGCCATTATTTCCAGTGGCTCGACGACGGCCAGTGCCGCATGACGGACGCCGACCTGCCCGAAGTGCTTGCGCTGCGCCGCGAACTCATTCCCGAGACCAACAACCGGCACGATGTGCGCGCCCTCGACCTCACGTCGCCCCACTGGTGGGATCGGCTCGACCTGCCCCGAACGCGCGAGGATCGACCGGTCTTTCTCTTTGCCGAAGGCGTGCTGATGTACCTGGAGCCGCCGCAGGTGCAGGCCGTGCTCGCCACCTTCGGCGAGCGCGCGCCCGCGGGTTCGGTGCTGGCCTTCGATGCGATGTGCTGGCTCGGGGTGGGCCGCGCGTCGCAGCATCCGTCGGTACGGGCCACCGGCGCGGAGTTTCGATGGGGGCTGCGCAGATCCACGGAACTGACGCAAGGCCATCCGCGCCTGCATCTCGACAGCACCTACCGGGTGCTCCAAGGCATCGGCCTGGCCTATACCGTGTTCGCGCCGCTGGTGCTGATGATGCTGGGCGTGCCGCTCTATGCCGTCTATGCGCTGCGCGCAGCGGACAAGGCCGATACATAA
- a CDS encoding FKBP-type peptidyl-prolyl cis-trans isomerase, translated as MKSSSSVFCAAFLSLCAVSAAWAQSAPVTTPSGLVYQSLKEGTGASPAATDVVKVHYRGTFPESGKEFDSSYSRGEPTEFPLNGVIPCWTEGVQKMKPGGKAKLTCPPAIAYGARGAGGVIPPNATLNFEVELVSVKKR; from the coding sequence GTGAAGTCTTCTTCGTCTGTCTTCTGTGCCGCTTTCCTGTCGCTGTGCGCGGTGTCCGCCGCATGGGCCCAATCCGCGCCCGTCACCACGCCGAGCGGCCTCGTCTACCAGTCGCTGAAGGAAGGCACCGGCGCATCGCCCGCGGCGACCGACGTGGTCAAGGTGCACTACCGCGGCACCTTTCCCGAGAGCGGCAAGGAATTCGACAGTTCCTACAGCCGCGGCGAGCCGACCGAGTTTCCGCTCAACGGCGTGATCCCGTGCTGGACCGAAGGCGTGCAGAAGATGAAGCCGGGCGGCAAAGCCAAGCTGACCTGCCCGCCGGCCATTGCCTACGGTGCGCGCGGCGCGGGGGGCGTCATCCCGCCCAACGCGACGCTCAACTTCGAGGTCGAGCTGGTGTCGGTGAAGAAGCGCTGA
- a CDS encoding glucan biosynthesis protein D, translating to MLDRRSFLAAGGAAAALAALGLPEEALAANGLQLSQPAPFSFDRLVAQAKRLASQPYAAAAPLAPDVLERIDYDAHGKIKFDPVNALFRDGPGAFPVTFFHLGRFFQTPVRMHVLENSDGDAFAREVLYSPSYFSMPPDSPARALPPGAGFAGFRLQESRLGDQAKLDWQKNDWVAFLGASYFRAIGELYQYGLSARGLALDVAVPDKPEEFPTFTRYYFETPAATNTTSMTVYALLEGPSVTGVFKFVMQRGKAVIMDIDSRLFLRRDVSRLGLVPLTSMYWYSETIKPTAIDWRPEVHDSDGLAIWNGAGERIWRPLNNPTQTRASAFADTKPRGFGLLQRDRAFDHYQDGVNYEKRPSLWIEPLGDWGEGSVQLIEIPTDDEIHDNTVAFWVPKADAKAGASYSLQYRLHWTDQEPFPSPLARCVATRIGRGGQPGQPRPPGVRKFMVEFVGQPLTTVPFGVKPELVLTAPRGKFSYIFAEAVPNGVPGHWRAQFDYTPEGNEPVDMRLYLKTGDKTLTETWLYQYQPG from the coding sequence ATGCTTGATCGCCGATCCTTCCTTGCCGCAGGTGGTGCCGCCGCCGCACTCGCCGCCCTTGGACTGCCTGAAGAGGCGTTGGCCGCCAACGGCCTGCAGCTGAGCCAGCCTGCGCCCTTCTCGTTCGACCGGCTCGTGGCCCAGGCCAAGCGCCTGGCATCGCAGCCCTATGCCGCCGCCGCTCCGCTCGCGCCCGACGTGCTCGAGCGCATCGACTACGACGCCCACGGCAAGATCAAGTTCGACCCCGTCAACGCGCTCTTCCGCGATGGGCCCGGCGCCTTTCCCGTCACCTTCTTCCACCTCGGCCGCTTCTTCCAGACGCCGGTGCGCATGCACGTGCTCGAGAATTCCGACGGCGACGCGTTTGCGCGCGAGGTGCTCTACAGCCCTTCATATTTTTCGATGCCGCCCGACAGCCCGGCGCGTGCGCTGCCGCCCGGCGCGGGCTTTGCAGGCTTCCGCCTGCAAGAGAGCCGGCTGGGCGACCAGGCCAAGCTCGACTGGCAGAAGAACGACTGGGTCGCGTTCCTCGGTGCGTCATATTTCCGCGCCATCGGCGAGCTGTACCAGTACGGCCTGTCGGCGCGCGGCCTTGCGCTCGACGTGGCCGTGCCCGACAAGCCCGAGGAGTTTCCGACCTTCACGCGCTACTACTTCGAGACGCCGGCCGCCACCAACACGACTTCGATGACGGTCTACGCGCTGCTCGAGGGGCCGAGTGTCACGGGCGTGTTCAAGTTCGTGATGCAGCGCGGCAAGGCGGTGATCATGGACATCGATTCGCGCCTCTTCCTGCGCCGCGACGTGTCGCGCCTCGGGCTGGTGCCGCTCACCTCGATGTACTGGTACTCGGAGACCATCAAGCCCACCGCCATCGACTGGCGGCCCGAGGTGCACGACTCCGACGGCCTCGCGATCTGGAACGGCGCGGGCGAACGCATCTGGCGTCCGCTCAACAACCCGACGCAAACGCGCGCCTCGGCTTTCGCCGACACCAAGCCGCGCGGCTTCGGGCTGCTGCAGCGCGACCGCGCCTTCGACCACTACCAGGACGGCGTCAACTACGAGAAGCGCCCGAGCCTCTGGATCGAGCCGCTGGGCGATTGGGGCGAAGGCTCGGTGCAGCTGATCGAGATACCGACGGACGACGAGATCCACGACAACACCGTGGCCTTCTGGGTGCCCAAGGCCGATGCCAAGGCGGGCGCGAGCTACAGCCTGCAGTACCGCCTGCACTGGACCGACCAGGAGCCCTTTCCGTCACCGCTCGCGCGCTGCGTGGCCACGCGCATCGGCCGCGGCGGACAGCCGGGCCAGCCGCGTCCGCCGGGCGTGCGCAAGTTCATGGTCGAGTTCGTCGGCCAGCCGCTCACCACCGTGCCCTTCGGCGTGAAGCCCGAGCTGGTGCTGACCGCGCCGCGCGGCAAGTTCTCCTACATCTTTGCCGAGGCCGTGCCCAACGGCGTGCCGGGCCACTGGCGTGCGCAGTTCGACTACACGCCCGAAGGCAACGAGCCCGTCGACATGCGGCTCTACCTGAAGACCGGCGACAAGACGCTCACCGAGACCTGGCTGTACCAGTACCAGCCGGGTTGA
- a CDS encoding CoA transferase produces MNALEGLKVLELGQLIAGPFAGKTLAEFGADVIKVEPAGVGDPLRKWRLLREGTSVWWEVQSRNKRSVCLDLRSPEGQEAVRTLALEADVLIENFKPGTLEGWGLGWERLHALNPRLIMLRISGYGQTGPYRDKPGFGVLGESMGGLRHLSGEPGRVPVRVGVSLGDTLAALHGVIGVLTALHHRTAHGGEGQFIDVALYESVFNVMESLLPEYDAFGVVRERAGSALPGIAPSNAYKCLDGHHVLVAGNGDSIFRRLMRAIERTDLENDPGLVHNDGRVRRVEEIDAAIEAWTLQRSRDEVLAVLDAAGVPVGRIYSVADIAADPQYLARQMIVETTTADGEMLKVPGVVPKLSATPGRIARPAPRLGEHTGDLQDAGWPARRTEESEAV; encoded by the coding sequence ATGAATGCACTCGAAGGCCTCAAGGTGCTGGAGCTCGGCCAGCTCATCGCGGGCCCGTTCGCGGGCAAGACGCTGGCGGAGTTCGGCGCCGACGTGATCAAGGTCGAACCCGCGGGCGTCGGCGATCCGCTGCGCAAGTGGCGGCTGCTGCGCGAAGGCACTTCGGTGTGGTGGGAGGTGCAGTCGCGCAACAAGCGCTCGGTGTGCCTGGACCTGCGCAGCCCCGAAGGCCAGGAGGCGGTGCGCACGCTGGCGCTCGAGGCCGACGTGCTGATCGAGAATTTCAAGCCCGGCACGCTCGAAGGCTGGGGCCTGGGCTGGGAGCGGCTGCATGCGCTCAACCCGCGGCTCATCATGCTGCGCATCTCGGGCTACGGGCAGACCGGACCCTACCGCGACAAGCCGGGCTTCGGCGTGCTCGGCGAGTCGATGGGCGGGCTGCGCCACCTGAGCGGCGAGCCCGGCCGGGTGCCGGTGCGCGTGGGCGTCTCGCTCGGCGACACGCTGGCCGCGCTGCACGGCGTGATCGGCGTGCTGACGGCGTTGCACCACCGCACGGCCCATGGCGGGGAAGGGCAGTTCATCGACGTGGCGCTCTACGAGTCGGTCTTCAACGTGATGGAGAGCCTGCTGCCCGAGTATGACGCGTTCGGCGTGGTGCGCGAGCGCGCAGGCAGCGCGCTGCCGGGCATCGCGCCCAGCAACGCCTACAAGTGCCTCGACGGCCACCACGTGCTGGTGGCGGGCAATGGCGACAGCATCTTCCGCCGCCTGATGCGGGCCATCGAACGCACGGACCTGGAGAACGACCCCGGGCTGGTGCACAACGACGGCCGCGTGCGGCGCGTGGAAGAGATCGATGCCGCCATCGAAGCCTGGACGCTGCAGCGCAGCCGCGACGAGGTGCTGGCGGTGCTCGACGCCGCCGGCGTGCCGGTCGGGCGCATCTATTCGGTGGCCGACATCGCGGCCGATCCGCAGTACCTGGCGCGGCAGATGATCGTGGAGACGACCACCGCCGATGGAGAGATGCTCAAGGTGCCCGGCGTGGTGCCCAAGCTCAGCGCCACGCCGGGGCGCATCGCGCGTCCCGCGCCGCGGCTCGGCGAACACACCGGCGACCTGCAGGATGCGGGCTGGCCGGCGCGCCGCACCGAAGAAAGCGAGGCCGTATGA
- a CDS encoding CoA-acylating methylmalonate-semialdehyde dehydrogenase, which yields MTQQIAHFIGGQHAAGGSTRTQDVTNPATGKVTGKVVLAAAADVDAAVAAAQAAFPKWADTPPIRRARVMFKFLELLNLHKDELAHMITAEHGKVFTDAQGEVSRGIDIVEFACGIPQLLKGDFTDQVSTGIDNWTLRQPLGVVAGITPFNFPVMVPMWMFPVAIAAGNTFILKPSPTDPTPSLRMAELLKEAGLPDGVFNVVQGDKAAVDALLEHPDVKAVSFVGSTPIANYIYETGARHGKRVQALGGAKNHMVVMPDADIDQTVDALIGAGYGSAGERCMAISVAVLVGDVADKIIPKLVERTRTLQVLDGENLAAEMGPIVTRAAHERIMGYIAQGEKEGAKLLVDGRQFDGGKAGEGCGDGFWMGGTLFDHVTPEMRIYKEEIFGPVLSCVRVASFKDAVDLVNDHEFGNGVSCFTRDGNVAREFSRRIQVGMVGINVPIPVPMAWHSFGGWKRSLFGDMHAYGEEGVRFYTKQKSIMQRWPESIGKGAEFVMPTAK from the coding sequence ATGACCCAGCAGATTGCCCATTTCATCGGCGGCCAGCACGCCGCCGGCGGTTCCACCCGCACGCAGGACGTCACCAACCCGGCGACCGGCAAGGTCACGGGCAAGGTGGTGCTCGCCGCCGCGGCCGACGTCGATGCCGCCGTGGCCGCCGCACAGGCCGCGTTCCCTAAGTGGGCCGACACGCCGCCGATCCGCCGCGCCCGCGTGATGTTCAAGTTTCTCGAGTTGCTCAACCTGCACAAGGACGAGCTCGCGCACATGATCACCGCCGAGCACGGCAAGGTGTTCACCGACGCGCAAGGCGAAGTCAGCCGCGGCATCGACATCGTCGAGTTCGCCTGCGGCATTCCGCAGCTGCTCAAGGGCGACTTCACCGACCAGGTTTCCACCGGCATCGACAACTGGACGCTGCGTCAGCCGCTCGGCGTGGTGGCGGGCATCACGCCTTTCAACTTCCCGGTGATGGTGCCCATGTGGATGTTCCCGGTGGCCATTGCCGCGGGCAACACCTTCATTCTCAAGCCCAGCCCGACCGACCCGACCCCGTCGCTGCGCATGGCCGAACTGCTGAAGGAAGCGGGCCTGCCCGACGGCGTGTTCAACGTGGTGCAGGGCGACAAGGCCGCGGTCGACGCACTGCTCGAGCACCCCGACGTCAAGGCCGTGAGCTTCGTGGGCTCGACGCCAATTGCCAACTACATCTATGAAACCGGCGCCCGCCACGGCAAGCGCGTGCAGGCGCTCGGCGGCGCGAAGAACCACATGGTGGTGATGCCCGACGCGGACATCGACCAGACGGTGGATGCACTCATCGGTGCGGGCTACGGCTCCGCTGGCGAACGCTGCATGGCGATCAGCGTGGCGGTGCTGGTGGGCGACGTGGCGGACAAGATCATCCCCAAGCTGGTCGAGCGCACCCGTACGCTCCAGGTGCTCGACGGCGAGAACCTCGCGGCCGAGATGGGCCCGATCGTCACGCGCGCGGCGCATGAACGCATCATGGGCTACATCGCCCAGGGCGAGAAGGAAGGCGCGAAGCTCCTGGTCGACGGCCGGCAGTTCGACGGCGGCAAGGCCGGCGAGGGTTGCGGCGACGGCTTCTGGATGGGCGGCACGCTGTTCGACCACGTCACGCCCGAGATGCGCATCTACAAGGAAGAGATCTTCGGCCCGGTGCTCTCCTGCGTGCGCGTGGCCAGCTTCAAGGATGCGGTCGACCTGGTCAACGACCACGAGTTCGGCAACGGGGTGAGCTGCTTCACGCGCGACGGCAACGTGGCGCGCGAGTTCAGCCGGCGCATCCAGGTGGGCATGGTCGGCATCAACGTGCCCATCCCCGTGCCCATGGCATGGCACAGCTTCGGCGGCTGGAAGCGCTCGCTGTTCGGCGACATGCATGCCTACGGTGAGGAAGGCGTGCGCTTCTACACCAAGCAGAAGTCGATCATGCAGCGCTGGCCCGAGAGCATCGGCAAGGGCGCCGAGTTCGTGATGCCCACTGCGAAGTAA
- a CDS encoding NADPH-dependent FMN reductase gives MSTLDIVGLCGSLRSASVNRAALRLAGSLMPDSMHMEVVEWREVPPFDADLMAQGYPHSVQALRERIRRADGLLIATPEYNFSIPGVFKNVIDWVSRGEDQPFANKPVAILSAAPGPLGGARVQYDLRRVMLFVNAMVLVKPEIFIGGAGGKFDAEGNCTDETTRKFVGDQMKSFEKWIASVKRMA, from the coding sequence ATGAGCACACTCGACATCGTCGGCCTCTGCGGCAGCCTTCGCAGCGCTTCGGTCAACCGCGCGGCACTCAGGCTCGCCGGTTCGCTGATGCCCGATTCCATGCACATGGAGGTGGTCGAATGGCGCGAGGTGCCGCCGTTCGACGCCGACCTCATGGCCCAGGGATATCCGCACTCGGTGCAGGCACTGCGCGAGCGGATCCGCCGTGCCGACGGGCTGCTCATTGCCACGCCCGAATACAACTTCTCGATCCCCGGCGTGTTCAAGAACGTGATCGACTGGGTCAGCCGCGGCGAAGACCAGCCCTTCGCCAACAAGCCCGTGGCCATTCTCTCGGCGGCCCCGGGGCCGCTGGGTGGCGCGCGCGTGCAGTACGACCTGCGCCGCGTGATGCTGTTCGTGAACGCCATGGTACTGGTGAAGCCCGAGATCTTCATCGGCGGCGCGGGCGGCAAGTTCGATGCGGAAGGCAACTGCACCGACGAGACCACCCGCAAGTTCGTCGGCGACCAGATGAAATCGTTCGAGAAGTGGATCGCTTCGGTCAAGCGAATGGCCTGA